A genome region from Sander vitreus isolate 19-12246 chromosome 21, sanVit1, whole genome shotgun sequence includes the following:
- the gpx9 gene encoding LOW QUALITY PROTEIN: glutathione peroxidase 9 (The sequence of the model RefSeq protein was modified relative to this genomic sequence to represent the inferred CDS: substituted 1 base at 1 genomic stop codon) — MANKSIYDFSVETLDGQPVPLSNYRGKVLLIINVATFXGSTIEEYHRMNTLMEMFGDLNFTVLGFPSNQFGLQSPEVNHETLNVLKYVRPGGGFVPKFPVFGRIEVNGLNEEPLFAYLKESLPFVNPVIGDMKKFYWSPIKVNDIRWNFEKFLITADGMPFKRYELHCPIENVEKDIAEVL, encoded by the exons ATGGCGAATAAATCAATCTATGATTTCTCTGTTGAGACCCTGGATGGACAGCCGGTTCCGCTCAGTAACTACAGGGGTAAAGTGCTTCTCATCATCAATGTTGCCACCTTCTGAGGGTCAACAATAGAGGAG TACCACCGAATGAATACACTTATGGAAATGTTTGGCGACCTCAACTTCACTGTCCTAGGATTCCCCAGCAACCAATTTGGTCTTCAGTCACCTG aagtaaATCATGAAACCCTCAATGTTCTTAAGTATGTGAGACCTGGTGGTGGGTTTGTGCCAAAGTTTCCTGTCTTTGGAAGGATTGAGGTGAATGGATTAAATGAAGAGCCTCTTTTCGCCTATCTAAAG GAATCTTTGCCATTTGTGAACCCTGTAATTGGAGATATGAAGAAATTCTACTGGTCCCCAATCAAAGTAAATGATATCCGATGGAATTTTGAGAAGTTCCTAATTACTGCAGATGGCATGCCCTTCAAAAG ATATGAACTTCACTGCCCCATTGAGAATGTGGAGAAGGACATAGCAGAAGTTCTCTAA
- the ndufb8 gene encoding NADH dehydrogenase [ubiquinone] 1 beta subcomplex subunit 8, mitochondrial, which yields MRTSWSVRLQQQPVNMAGVGFRRWAQALSKGKGSGISALLSGCRAASGATKDGLPGPYPTTPDEKAAAAKKYNIRVEDYEPYPDNGEGYGDYPKLPDRSQHERDPWYQWDHPDLRRNWGEPMHWNFDMFIRNRVDTSPSPVSWSTMCKQLFGFIGFMLFMFYVGEKIPAYQPVAPKQYPYNNLYLERGGDPEKQPEEVKNYEI from the exons ATGCGCACTTCTTGGTCTGTCAgactgcagcagcagccagtaAACATGGCTGGTGTTGGTTTCCGACGGTGGGCCCAGGCTCTCTCTAAAGGGAAAGGTTCTGGCATTTCAGCACTTTTGTCGGGATGTAGAGCAG CCTCTGGTGCGACAAAGGATGGTCTACCTGGTCCATACCCGACGACCCCCGATGAGAAGGCTGCTGCTGCAAAGAAGTACAACATTAGGGTTGAGGACTATGAACCATATCCCGACAACGGCGAGGG CTATGGTGATTATCCAAAGTTACCAGATAGATCTCAGCATGAGAGAGACCCCTGGTACCAGTGGGACCACCCTGACCTGAGGAGGAACTGGGGAGAGCCG ATGCACTGGAATTTTGACATGTTCATCAGGAACCGTGTGGATACATCTCCCAGCCCTGTGTCCTGGTCCACAATGTGCAAACAACTGTTTGGTTTCATCGGGTTCATGCTGTTCATGTTCTACGTTGGGGAGAAAATACCAGCTTACCAACCTGTT GCACCGAAACAGTATCCCTATAACAACCTGTActtggagagaggaggagatccGGAAAAACAACCAGAGGAAGTCAAAAATTATGAAATCTAA
- the fbxl15 gene encoding F-box/LRR-repeat protein 15 isoform X2, translating to MDEEAKMRTCHLLDLPWEDVLVPHILCYLPLQHLVSLQRVSKQFHSLIQMYLANCRTFDLSSIGPSIPKEAFCSILKDNKLLHSLSLQNCSAWVTDKELLPVIGQNQHLQRVDMSGCVWLTRHSLVAVSLSCMHLQNLGLAHCEWVDSLSLRSLADHCRGLQSIDLTACRQLKDDAICYLAKKCLKLRSLSCAVNANITDESVEEVAKNCRGLEHLDLTGCLRVTNQSIRTVAEYCPKLQSLKVNHCHNVTESSLDPLRKRNVVIDVEPPLQRALVLLQDVLGFAPFINLQI from the exons ATGGATGAAGAAGCAAAGATGCGAAC ATGTCATCTTTTGGACTTGCCCTGGGAGGATGTACTTGTTCCACACATTTTGTGCTATTTGCCGCTGCAACACCTTGTCAGCCTGCAGAGGGTGAGCAAGCAGTTCCACAGCCTCATCCAGATGTATTTGGCCAACTGCAGGACTTTTGATCTGTCCTCG ATTGGACCATCCATTCCCAAGGAAGCGTTTTGCTCCATCTTAAAGGACAACAAACTTCTCCACAGCCTGTCACTCCAGAACTGTTCAGCCTGGGTGACAGACAAGGAGCTGCTGCCAGTTATCGGCCAGAACCAACACCTGCAGAGAGTGGACATGAGCGGATGTGTTTGGCTCACCCGTCACTCCCTGGTGGCTGTGTCCTTGAGCTGCATGCACCTCCAGAACCTCGGCCTGGCGCACTGCGAGTGGGTGGACAGCCTGTCCCTGCGCAGCCTGGCTGACCACTGCAGGGGGCTGCAGTCCATTGACCTCACCGCCTGCCGCCAGCTCAAAGACGACGCCATCTGCTACCTGGCCAAGAAGTGTTTGAAGTTGAGGTCTCTATCTTGTGCAGTCAACGCCAACATCACTGACGAGTCAGTGGAGGAGGTGGCCAAAAACTGCAGGGGCCTGGAGCATCTGGACCTGACAGGCTGCCTGCGGGTCACGAACCAGTCCATCAG GACTGTTGCAGAGTACTGCCCGAAGCTTCAGTCCTTGAAGGTGAATCACTGTCACAATGTGACAGAGTCAAGCCTGGATCCTCTACGGAAGCGCAATGTAGTGATAGACGTTGAGCCGCCTTTACAGAGGGCTCTGGTGCTTCTTCAGGATGTGCTGGGGTTTGCTCCCTTTATCAATCTCCAGATATAG
- the fbxl15 gene encoding F-box/LRR-repeat protein 15 isoform X1, protein MDEEAKMRTRCHLLDLPWEDVLVPHILCYLPLQHLVSLQRVSKQFHSLIQMYLANCRTFDLSSIGPSIPKEAFCSILKDNKLLHSLSLQNCSAWVTDKELLPVIGQNQHLQRVDMSGCVWLTRHSLVAVSLSCMHLQNLGLAHCEWVDSLSLRSLADHCRGLQSIDLTACRQLKDDAICYLAKKCLKLRSLSCAVNANITDESVEEVAKNCRGLEHLDLTGCLRVTNQSIRTVAEYCPKLQSLKVNHCHNVTESSLDPLRKRNVVIDVEPPLQRALVLLQDVLGFAPFINLQI, encoded by the exons ATGGATGAAGAAGCAAAGATGCGAAC CAGATGTCATCTTTTGGACTTGCCCTGGGAGGATGTACTTGTTCCACACATTTTGTGCTATTTGCCGCTGCAACACCTTGTCAGCCTGCAGAGGGTGAGCAAGCAGTTCCACAGCCTCATCCAGATGTATTTGGCCAACTGCAGGACTTTTGATCTGTCCTCG ATTGGACCATCCATTCCCAAGGAAGCGTTTTGCTCCATCTTAAAGGACAACAAACTTCTCCACAGCCTGTCACTCCAGAACTGTTCAGCCTGGGTGACAGACAAGGAGCTGCTGCCAGTTATCGGCCAGAACCAACACCTGCAGAGAGTGGACATGAGCGGATGTGTTTGGCTCACCCGTCACTCCCTGGTGGCTGTGTCCTTGAGCTGCATGCACCTCCAGAACCTCGGCCTGGCGCACTGCGAGTGGGTGGACAGCCTGTCCCTGCGCAGCCTGGCTGACCACTGCAGGGGGCTGCAGTCCATTGACCTCACCGCCTGCCGCCAGCTCAAAGACGACGCCATCTGCTACCTGGCCAAGAAGTGTTTGAAGTTGAGGTCTCTATCTTGTGCAGTCAACGCCAACATCACTGACGAGTCAGTGGAGGAGGTGGCCAAAAACTGCAGGGGCCTGGAGCATCTGGACCTGACAGGCTGCCTGCGGGTCACGAACCAGTCCATCAG GACTGTTGCAGAGTACTGCCCGAAGCTTCAGTCCTTGAAGGTGAATCACTGTCACAATGTGACAGAGTCAAGCCTGGATCCTCTACGGAAGCGCAATGTAGTGATAGACGTTGAGCCGCCTTTACAGAGGGCTCTGGTGCTTCTTCAGGATGTGCTGGGGTTTGCTCCCTTTATCAATCTCCAGATATAG